The Novipirellula caenicola genome window below encodes:
- a CDS encoding PSD1 and planctomycete cytochrome C domain-containing protein, with protein MKTIFLLAFFLFTATAVLAEEMDSVSEDEKLFALHVKPLLEEKCLACHGQDPDRIEGGLDLRSRDGVLAGGDSFDTDVVLTGDGQHSILYLSTTRQIEDYEMPPKQADQLSEQQQWFIRDWIDAGAPWPSDDRVKQIQQAYAEGEQVLVSRALSDAWQNRRYAPEQLWAYRPIEKQDVPDGHHPVDWFINKKLAEHDVTPAPPADAATLVRRLRFGLTGLPPTPAEVKRFVADYQADSDAAVASYAARWMASPHYGEHFAMHWLDVVRYADTAGFANDYSRPNAWRYRDYVVRSFNEDKPYNQFVRQQIAGDEIDETNAENLIATGFLRMGPWEQTGMSVFKETRGQWLDDVTDTVGQTFLAHSMSCCKCHDHKFDPVPTRDYYRMMAVFSTTQFAEREAAFLDQENQQGFAADSQWVDAKIAAYETQRKQLSAKIQRRKRQESGNAKVGDNGLDPGDEASLARISKNISRHGIERDRSEPMALSVYTGATISRKNISGRIDLPDDRWKKGEIEQDVIHSGGDVYATGDVVTPGALSAAESLGQMNAVEFPSGKGDRRRALADWIVDPTNPLTARVIVNRVWSWHFGKGIAANPNNFGGTGGFPSHPELLDHLAAWFMDNGGSIKKLNHLIVTSAAYRRDSRHPDPDQLQEKDPLNQLYATFQPRRLTAEELRDAMLSVSGELERTVGGIPCRPDINLEVAFQPRQIMGGAASVYEPDPMPQQRNRRTLYAERIRGLRDPFMETFNQPGPDKSCELRETSTVAPQALTLLNSQEVFDRAIAFANRLITAELVNDEATLRRAFELAVAREPNDRELALCLAHWQSARDEESSKTYERPIFADRITRTVMAEKTGEPYRFEEILPAYKTYVPDLGPADVDANTRGLAHVLLVILNTNEFSYLD; from the coding sequence ATGAAAACCATTTTCCTCCTCGCGTTTTTCCTTTTCACAGCCACCGCAGTGTTGGCTGAGGAGATGGACAGTGTTAGCGAGGACGAAAAGCTGTTTGCCCTGCACGTGAAACCGCTGCTAGAGGAAAAATGTCTTGCTTGTCATGGCCAAGATCCGGACCGAATCGAAGGTGGTTTGGATCTGCGATCACGCGACGGCGTGCTAGCAGGCGGCGATTCGTTCGACACCGATGTGGTGCTAACTGGCGATGGGCAACACAGCATCCTGTACCTCAGCACGACGCGGCAAATCGAAGACTATGAGATGCCGCCGAAACAGGCGGATCAACTGTCCGAGCAACAGCAGTGGTTCATTCGTGATTGGATTGACGCCGGGGCTCCGTGGCCAAGTGACGATCGGGTTAAACAGATTCAACAAGCGTATGCCGAAGGCGAACAAGTCCTGGTTTCGCGTGCCCTCTCCGACGCGTGGCAAAACCGACGTTATGCACCGGAACAATTGTGGGCGTACCGTCCAATCGAAAAACAGGACGTACCGGACGGTCACCATCCGGTCGACTGGTTTATCAACAAAAAACTGGCCGAACACGATGTCACACCGGCACCGCCTGCGGATGCCGCAACACTGGTTCGCCGACTCCGCTTTGGGCTGACCGGATTGCCCCCCACTCCTGCCGAGGTCAAGCGGTTCGTAGCGGACTATCAAGCGGATTCGGATGCCGCGGTCGCCAGCTACGCGGCACGGTGGATGGCATCGCCGCACTACGGTGAACACTTTGCGATGCATTGGCTTGACGTCGTCCGCTATGCCGATACCGCCGGCTTCGCGAACGATTACAGCCGCCCTAACGCATGGCGGTACCGTGACTATGTCGTTCGCTCGTTCAATGAGGACAAACCGTACAACCAATTCGTGCGTCAGCAGATCGCCGGCGACGAGATCGATGAAACCAACGCCGAAAACTTGATCGCGACCGGCTTCCTACGCATGGGGCCTTGGGAACAAACCGGCATGAGTGTGTTCAAGGAAACTCGCGGACAATGGTTGGACGATGTGACTGACACGGTGGGGCAAACCTTCCTCGCGCATTCGATGTCGTGCTGCAAATGTCATGATCACAAATTCGATCCGGTGCCGACGCGTGACTACTACCGCATGATGGCAGTCTTCTCGACCACTCAGTTTGCTGAGCGAGAGGCGGCATTTCTGGACCAAGAGAACCAACAAGGGTTCGCGGCGGATTCGCAATGGGTTGATGCCAAAATTGCTGCGTACGAGACACAGAGGAAACAGCTTTCGGCAAAGATCCAGCGGCGAAAACGACAGGAATCTGGCAACGCCAAGGTTGGCGACAACGGGCTGGATCCTGGTGACGAAGCCTCGCTGGCTCGGATCTCCAAAAACATCTCGCGACATGGCATCGAGCGTGATCGCAGCGAACCAATGGCGTTATCCGTTTACACCGGAGCAACCATTTCACGAAAGAACATTAGCGGGCGAATCGACCTGCCCGACGATCGCTGGAAGAAAGGCGAAATTGAACAGGATGTCATCCACAGCGGCGGAGACGTGTACGCGACCGGCGACGTCGTCACCCCGGGTGCCCTCAGTGCAGCCGAGTCGCTCGGGCAAATGAATGCGGTCGAATTCCCCAGCGGCAAAGGCGATCGCCGTCGAGCATTGGCCGATTGGATTGTCGATCCGACAAACCCGCTTACGGCCCGAGTCATTGTCAATCGCGTGTGGTCGTGGCATTTCGGCAAAGGCATCGCGGCAAATCCGAACAACTTTGGCGGAACCGGTGGATTCCCCTCCCATCCTGAATTGCTGGACCATTTGGCAGCGTGGTTCATGGACAACGGAGGCTCGATCAAGAAATTGAATCACCTGATTGTCACTTCCGCTGCCTACCGCCGCGACAGCCGGCACCCGGATCCCGATCAACTGCAAGAAAAGGATCCGCTGAATCAGCTCTATGCAACCTTTCAACCACGACGGTTGACGGCGGAGGAACTGCGTGACGCTATGCTTTCGGTCAGCGGTGAACTCGAACGAACCGTCGGCGGAATCCCCTGTCGCCCTGACATCAATCTCGAGGTCGCGTTTCAACCGCGACAGATCATGGGAGGCGCCGCATCGGTTTACGAACCCGATCCGATGCCGCAGCAGCGAAACCGCCGTACCCTGTATGCCGAGCGCATTCGTGGTCTGCGAGACCCATTCATGGAAACGTTCAATCAACCGGGGCCAGACAAATCCTGTGAACTGCGTGAAACGTCTACCGTGGCACCACAAGCGTTAACGTTGCTCAACTCGCAGGAGGTTTTTGACCGGGCAATCGCCTTCGCTAATCGTTTGATCACTGCGGAACTGGTAAACGACGAAGCCACGCTGCGTCGTGCCTTCGAATTGGCCGTTGCCCGCGAACCGAACGACCGCGAACTCGCTCTCTGTCTAGCCCATTGGCAATCAGCCCGCGATGAAGAGTCGAGCAAGACCTACGAGCGTCCAATCTTTGCCGATCGCATTACACGCACGGTGATGGCTGAAAAGACCGGCGAGCCCTATCGCTTTGAAGAGATCCTCCCCGCTTACAAAACCTACGTGCCGGACCTTGGGCCGGCCGACGTCGACGCTAACACTCGTGGCTTGGCCCATGTCTTGTTGGTCATCCTCAACACGAACGAGTTTTCGTATTTGGACTGA